One genomic region from Pseudomonas sp. R5-89-07 encodes:
- a CDS encoding helix-turn-helix transcriptional regulator, whose protein sequence is MESTLSEGEVAQLRASASKACSLLKALANEDRLLILCQLTQGERNVGELEALTGVRQPTLSQQLGILRDEGLVATRREGKYIFYGLASHEVIQVMKTLSGLYCGAVIKSWA, encoded by the coding sequence ATGGAATCTACGTTGAGTGAGGGCGAAGTCGCCCAGTTGCGTGCATCGGCGTCCAAGGCCTGTTCCTTGCTCAAGGCGCTGGCCAATGAAGACCGCCTGCTGATCCTGTGCCAGTTGACCCAGGGCGAGCGCAACGTCGGCGAGCTGGAAGCCCTGACCGGCGTACGCCAGCCTACGCTGTCACAACAGTTGGGCATCTTGCGTGACGAAGGGTTGGTCGCCACCCGTCGGGAAGGCAAATACATTTTCTACGGACTGGCCAGCCATGAAGTGATTCAAGTGATGAAGACCCTGTCCGGCCTGTACTGCGGCGCGGTCATAAAAAGCTGGGCGTGA
- a CDS encoding TRAP transporter large permease has product MDALILLGSFIALILIGMPVAYALGLSALIGAWWIDIPFQALMIQVAGGVNKFSLMAIPFFVLAGAIMAEGGMSRRLVAFAGVLVGFVRGGLSLVNIMASTFFGAISGSSVADTASVGSVLIPEMERRGYPREFATAVTVSGSVQALLTPPSHNSVLYSLAAGGTVSIASLFMAGVVPGLLMSACLMVLCLIFAKKRDYPKGEVIPLKQALKIAADALWGLMAMVIILGGILSGIFTATESAAIAVLWAFFVTMFIYRDYKWRELPKLMHRTVRTISIVMILIAFAASFGYIMTLMQIPAKITTLFLTLSDNRYVILMCINVMLLLLGTVMDMAPLILILTPILMPVILGIGVDPVHFGMIMLVNLGIGLITPPVGAVLFVGAAVGKVSIEKTVKALLPFYAVLFLVLIAVTYIPALSLWLPSVVL; this is encoded by the coding sequence ATGGACGCATTGATTCTGTTGGGCAGTTTTATCGCCTTGATCCTGATCGGCATGCCGGTGGCCTACGCCCTGGGCCTGTCGGCGCTGATCGGTGCGTGGTGGATCGACATTCCGTTCCAGGCCTTGATGATCCAGGTGGCGGGTGGGGTGAACAAGTTTTCGCTGATGGCGATTCCGTTCTTCGTGCTGGCTGGCGCGATCATGGCCGAGGGCGGCATGTCGCGGCGGCTGGTGGCGTTTGCCGGTGTGCTGGTGGGCTTCGTGCGCGGCGGGCTGTCGCTGGTCAACATCATGGCGTCGACGTTTTTCGGCGCAATCTCCGGCTCGTCGGTGGCCGATACCGCGTCGGTCGGTTCGGTGCTGATTCCGGAGATGGAACGCCGCGGCTATCCGCGCGAGTTCGCCACGGCGGTGACGGTCAGCGGTTCGGTGCAGGCGCTGCTGACGCCGCCCAGCCATAACTCGGTGCTCTACTCCCTGGCGGCAGGCGGCACGGTATCGATCGCTTCGCTGTTCATGGCCGGCGTGGTGCCAGGCCTGTTGATGAGCGCGTGCCTGATGGTGCTGTGCCTGATCTTCGCGAAAAAGCGCGATTACCCCAAGGGTGAAGTCATTCCCTTGAAGCAGGCGCTGAAGATCGCCGCCGACGCGCTCTGGGGCCTGATGGCCATGGTGATCATCCTCGGCGGTATCCTGTCGGGCATCTTCACCGCCACCGAATCGGCCGCCATTGCGGTGCTGTGGGCGTTCTTCGTGACCATGTTCATCTACCGCGACTACAAATGGCGCGAGCTGCCCAAGCTAATGCACCGCACGGTGCGCACCATTTCCATCGTGATGATCCTGATCGCCTTCGCGGCCAGCTTCGGCTACATCATGACCCTGATGCAGATCCCGGCGAAGATCACCACGCTGTTCCTGACCCTGTCGGACAACCGCTACGTGATTCTGATGTGCATCAACGTGATGCTGCTGTTGCTCGGCACGGTGATGGACATGGCGCCGCTGATCCTGATCCTCACGCCGATCCTGATGCCGGTGATCCTCGGCATCGGCGTCGACCCGGTGCATTTTGGCATGATCATGCTGGTGAACCTGGGCATCGGCCTGATCACCCCGCCAGTGGGCGCGGTGCTGTTCGTGGGCGCGGCGGTGGGCAAGGTCAGCATCGAGAAAACCGTGAAGGCGCTGCTGCCGTTTTATGCGGTGCTGTTCCTGGTACTTATCGCGGTGACCTACATTCCAGCCTTGTCGCTGTGGCTGCCGAGCGTGGTGCTGTAA
- a CDS encoding MFS transporter, whose amino-acid sequence MDKYTPHTWQPHERPSLPGSPSTPLHPTHKRWLFALVGVLVAITGGLGNALVIANLQYLQGALGATTAEMAWLPAAYVMTNVCMNLLLVKFRQQFGLRVFTEVFLVLYALVTFGHLFVNDLNSAIAVRAAHGMVGAALSSLGLYYMIQAFPAKWRLKALVLGLGTAQLALPLARLFSEDLLQIAEWRGLYLFELGLALICLGCVFLLKLPPGDRFKTFEKLDFLTFAILATGVALLCAVLSLGRIDWWLEAPWIGIASACSLVLIMAGLAIEHNRANPMLMTRWLGSGTMIRLALAVILIRMVLSEQSTGAVGFMQMLNMSYQQMHTLYVVMLAGAIAGLVVSALTINPAHLLMPLVISLALMATGSVMDSFSSNLTRPQNLYISQFLLGFGGTFFLGPTMVLGTKNVLTNPRNLVSFSVMFGICQNLGGLIGAALLGTFQIVREKYHSSMITEHLTLLDPLVAARVQSGGSAYGGVVADPQLRNLMGIRSLATAATREANVMAYNDVFMLIAIIAILTMIWIFVRSLWLMSTTKAATPPVQPVGASS is encoded by the coding sequence ATGGATAAATACACCCCTCACACCTGGCAACCCCACGAGCGGCCGAGCCTGCCGGGCTCGCCGTCGACGCCGTTGCACCCCACCCACAAACGCTGGCTGTTTGCGCTGGTCGGCGTATTGGTGGCAATCACCGGCGGGTTGGGTAACGCACTGGTGATCGCCAACCTGCAATACCTGCAAGGCGCCTTGGGCGCGACCACGGCGGAAATGGCCTGGCTGCCCGCCGCCTATGTCATGACCAACGTGTGCATGAACCTGCTGCTGGTGAAGTTTCGCCAGCAGTTCGGCTTGCGCGTGTTTACCGAAGTGTTCCTGGTGCTGTATGCGCTGGTGACCTTCGGCCATCTGTTCGTCAACGATCTCAACTCGGCCATCGCGGTGCGCGCGGCCCACGGCATGGTGGGCGCGGCGCTGAGTTCGTTGGGCTTGTACTACATGATCCAGGCGTTCCCGGCCAAGTGGCGCCTCAAAGCGCTGGTGCTGGGGTTGGGCACGGCGCAACTGGCGTTACCCCTGGCGCGGCTGTTCTCCGAAGACTTGCTGCAAATTGCCGAATGGCGTGGCTTGTACCTGTTCGAGCTAGGCCTGGCGTTGATCTGCCTGGGCTGCGTGTTCCTGCTCAAGCTGCCGCCCGGCGACCGCTTCAAGACTTTTGAAAAACTCGACTTCCTGACTTTCGCAATCCTTGCCACCGGCGTTGCCTTGCTCTGCGCGGTGCTGTCCCTGGGCCGCATCGACTGGTGGCTGGAGGCGCCCTGGATCGGCATCGCCTCGGCCTGTTCGCTGGTGCTGATCATGGCCGGCCTGGCCATCGAGCATAACCGCGCCAACCCGATGCTGATGACCCGCTGGCTGGGCAGCGGCACCATGATTCGCCTGGCGCTGGCGGTGATCCTGATTCGCATGGTGCTGTCCGAACAGTCCACGGGCGCGGTGGGATTCATGCAGATGCTGAACATGAGCTACCAGCAGATGCACACGCTGTACGTGGTGATGCTGGCCGGGGCGATTGCGGGGCTGGTGGTCAGCGCCTTGACGATCAACCCGGCGCACTTGCTGATGCCGCTGGTGATTTCCCTGGCGCTGATGGCGACCGGGTCGGTGATGGACAGTTTTTCCAGCAACCTCACGCGGCCGCAGAACCTGTATATCAGCCAGTTCCTGCTAGGCTTCGGCGGTACCTTTTTTCTCGGGCCGACCATGGTACTGGGCACCAAGAACGTGTTGACCAACCCGCGCAACCTGGTGAGTTTTTCGGTGATGTTCGGGATTTGCCAGAACCTAGGCGGCCTGATCGGCGCGGCGCTGCTCGGCACCTTCCAGATCGTGCGCGAGAAGTATCATTCAAGCATGATCACCGAGCACCTGACCCTGCTGGACCCCCTTGTTGCGGCGCGGGTGCAGAGCGGCGGCTCGGCCTATGGCGGTGTCGTCGCCGACCCGCAATTGCGTAACCTCATGGGCATCCGCAGCCTGGCCACGGCGGCCACCCGCGAGGCGAACGTGATGGCTTACAACGATGTGTTCATGCTGATTGCGATCATCGCGATCCTGACCATGATCTGGATCTTCGTGCGCAGCCTGTGGCTGATGAGTACCACCAAAGCAGCAACCCCTCCCGTTCAACCTGTCGGCGCCTCTTCATGA
- the bkdR gene encoding Bkd operon transcriptional regulator BkdR, translating to MRKLDRTDIGILNALQENARITNADLARSVNLSPTPCFNRVKAMEELGLIREQVTLLDADLLGLHVNVFIHVSLEKQNELALQQFEGAISDRPEVMECYLMAGDPDYLIRVLVPTIQSLERFMMDFLTKVPGVANIRSSFALKQVRYKTALPLPANGISLGS from the coding sequence ATGCGCAAACTGGACCGTACCGATATCGGCATTCTCAACGCCCTGCAGGAGAACGCCCGCATCACCAACGCCGACCTGGCCCGTTCGGTCAACCTGTCGCCCACGCCGTGCTTCAACCGGGTGAAGGCGATGGAGGAGTTGGGCCTGATTCGCGAGCAGGTCACGCTGCTGGATGCCGACCTGCTGGGGCTGCACGTCAACGTGTTCATTCATGTGAGCCTGGAAAAGCAGAATGAACTGGCGTTGCAGCAGTTCGAAGGGGCGATCTCGGACCGCCCCGAAGTGATGGAGTGCTACCTGATGGCCGGCGACCCGGACTACCTGATTCGGGTGCTGGTGCCGACGATCCAGTCGCTGGAGCGCTTCATGATGGACTTTCTGACCAAGGTGCCGGGGGTGGCGAATATCCGCTCCAGCTTTGCGCTCAAGCAGGTGCGCTACAAGACCGCGCTGCCTCTACCGGCCAACGGCATCAGCCTCGGTTCCTGA
- a CDS encoding aldose 1-epimerase — translation MSLNFVELTDQFTHLVLAPAIGGSLVNWTVRATGQPLLRHSDEQAINTGLPGKLGCYPLAPWSNRIAEGGFDTPSGWLALAPNSLTDPLPIHGSAWQQAWQVVSQSADEVLLEVTCDRPFAYRAEQRIRLSGGALRIELRVTHLAETAAWHGVGLHPYFPRRPGTRLQAKAAQVWLSDASKLPTGLASVPQDWDFRQPQTLPQGLVDNGFCEWDGYCLIEQPELGYTLECQATGADYFLLYCPPGLEFFCIEPVSHPVNAHHLPGRPGLKLLEQGQSTHLDFTLKYSPTVGGGLP, via the coding sequence GTGTCTTTGAACTTCGTTGAGCTTACGGATCAATTCACCCATCTGGTACTCGCCCCCGCCATCGGCGGTAGCCTCGTCAACTGGACGGTGCGGGCCACCGGGCAGCCGCTGTTGCGCCATAGCGATGAACAGGCAATCAACACCGGCCTGCCGGGCAAATTGGGTTGTTATCCATTGGCTCCCTGGTCCAACCGTATTGCCGAAGGCGGGTTCGACACGCCCAGTGGCTGGCTCGCACTGGCTCCGAACAGCCTCACCGACCCGCTGCCGATTCACGGCTCGGCCTGGCAACAGGCGTGGCAGGTGGTCAGCCAATCGGCGGATGAGGTGCTGCTGGAAGTGACGTGCGACAGGCCGTTCGCCTATCGCGCCGAGCAACGTATCCGCTTGAGCGGTGGGGCGCTGAGGATCGAACTGCGGGTCACGCATCTGGCTGAAACAGCCGCATGGCATGGCGTGGGCCTGCATCCGTACTTTCCGCGCCGGCCGGGTACACGGTTGCAGGCCAAGGCTGCGCAGGTGTGGTTAAGTGATGCGTCCAAGCTGCCGACCGGATTGGCGTCGGTGCCGCAGGACTGGGATTTCAGGCAACCCCAAACGCTGCCGCAAGGCCTGGTGGACAATGGTTTCTGCGAATGGGATGGGTATTGCTTGATCGAACAACCGGAGCTGGGTTACACCCTCGAATGCCAGGCCACCGGCGCCGATTACTTCCTGTTGTACTGCCCGCCAGGGTTGGAGTTTTTCTGCATCGAACCGGTCAGCCATCCGGTGAATGCCCATCACCTGCCAGGCAGGCCGGGCTTGAAACTGCTGGAACAAGGTCAGTCTACCCACCTCGATTTCACCCTGAAATACAGTCCAACTGTGGGAGGGGGCTTGCCCTAA
- a CDS encoding HlyD family secretion protein: protein MTEPTTTTTTTNAIASTPEGSTPPGATVTEPRSLRVRIVSSLGFAAIAIVGVLIVLYAWQLPPFSSAVETTENALVRGQVTIIGPQLSGYVFEVPVQDFQYVKAGDLLVRLDDRIYKQRLDQALAQLAVQKASLANVVQQRNSAEATIKLRQAALVDSQAQARKSTADLRRNEELISDGSVSKRELDVTRAANAQTIAAVAQAQASLEIARQDLQTVIVNRGSLEAAVASAEAAVELARIDLSNTRITAPRDGQLGQIGVRLGAYVNSGAQLMALVPKQLWVIANMKETQMDNVQVGQPVTFTVDALNHRKFHGTVQHISPATGSEFSLLQADNATGNFVKIAQRVPVRITVDPDQAESERLRPGLSVVVSIDTAGRLKNSPP, encoded by the coding sequence ATGACCGAACCCACGACCACCACCACGACCACCAACGCCATTGCCTCCACGCCTGAGGGTTCCACGCCGCCGGGCGCCACAGTGACCGAACCGCGCTCGTTACGGGTACGCATCGTTTCGTCCCTGGGCTTTGCCGCGATTGCCATCGTTGGCGTGCTCATCGTGCTGTATGCGTGGCAGTTGCCACCGTTCAGCAGCGCGGTGGAAACCACCGAGAATGCCTTGGTGCGTGGGCAGGTGACGATCATCGGCCCGCAGCTCAGCGGCTATGTGTTCGAAGTGCCGGTGCAGGATTTTCAGTATGTGAAGGCGGGCGACCTGCTGGTGCGCCTCGATGACCGCATCTACAAGCAGCGCCTGGACCAGGCCCTCGCGCAACTGGCGGTGCAGAAAGCGTCGCTGGCCAATGTGGTGCAGCAACGCAACAGCGCCGAGGCGACCATCAAGTTGCGCCAGGCCGCGTTGGTGGACAGCCAGGCCCAGGCCCGCAAAAGCACCGCTGACCTGCGCCGCAATGAAGAATTGATCAGCGACGGTTCGGTGTCCAAGCGTGAACTGGACGTGACCCGTGCCGCCAACGCGCAGACCATCGCCGCCGTGGCCCAGGCCCAGGCCAGCCTGGAAATCGCCCGGCAGGACCTGCAAACGGTGATCGTCAATCGCGGCTCGCTGGAAGCGGCGGTGGCCAGCGCGGAGGCGGCGGTGGAGCTGGCGCGGATCGACCTGTCCAACACGCGCATCACCGCGCCCCGCGATGGTCAGCTGGGGCAGATTGGCGTGCGCCTGGGGGCCTACGTCAACTCTGGCGCGCAGTTGATGGCGCTGGTGCCCAAGCAGTTGTGGGTGATTGCGAATATGAAAGAAACCCAGATGGACAATGTGCAGGTCGGCCAGCCGGTGACCTTCACCGTGGATGCGCTGAACCACCGCAAGTTTCACGGCACGGTGCAGCATATCTCCCCGGCGACCGGGTCGGAGTTCAGCCTGTTGCAGGCCGACAACGCCACCGGCAACTTCGTCAAGATCGCCCAGCGCGTGCCGGTGCGGATCACGGTGGACCCGGACCAGGCCGAGAGCGAGCGGTTGCGGCCTGGGTTGTCGGTGGTGGTGAGTATCGACACGGCGGGGCGGCTGAAAAACAGCCCGCCCTGA
- a CDS encoding sulfite exporter TauE/SafE family protein codes for MLLASVLGVLMGLVMGLTGAGGGILGVPALVLGLGLTMTQAAPVSLLAVGAAAAVGAIDGLRHGLVRYRAALLIALLGALFSPLGVFIAHQLSEPVLMGLFSALMVLVAWRMLRREKIQAGPSDHGAASWGQKNCMLNQQTGRLAWTAKCTATLAALGAVTGAVSGLLGVGGGFLIVPAFKQLTDVQMRGIVATSLMVVSLLSLIGVVGAFHAGVSIEPVGGVFIGASIVGMLAGRRLCSVIPARALQVGFASLCVVVAAGMLVKAAL; via the coding sequence ATGCTGCTGGCGAGTGTGTTGGGGGTATTGATGGGCCTGGTCATGGGCCTGACCGGCGCGGGCGGCGGCATCCTTGGGGTGCCGGCGCTGGTGTTGGGGTTGGGGCTGACGATGACCCAGGCCGCGCCGGTGTCATTGCTCGCGGTGGGCGCGGCGGCGGCGGTGGGCGCGATTGACGGCCTGCGCCACGGCCTGGTGCGTTACCGCGCGGCGCTATTGATCGCGTTGCTGGGCGCGCTGTTCTCGCCGCTGGGGGTGTTCATCGCCCATCAACTGTCGGAGCCGGTGCTGATGGGCCTGTTCAGCGCACTGATGGTGCTGGTGGCCTGGCGCATGCTGCGACGCGAAAAAATCCAGGCCGGGCCGAGTGACCATGGCGCCGCCTCCTGGGGCCAGAAGAATTGCATGCTCAACCAGCAGACCGGGCGCCTGGCGTGGACGGCCAAATGCACGGCGACCCTGGCGGCGTTGGGTGCGGTGACCGGTGCGGTTTCGGGCCTGCTCGGTGTGGGCGGTGGCTTTCTGATTGTGCCGGCGTTCAAGCAACTCACCGATGTGCAGATGCGCGGGATCGTCGCGACCTCGTTGATGGTCGTCAGCCTGCTCTCGTTGATCGGCGTGGTGGGGGCGTTTCATGCCGGCGTAAGCATCGAGCCGGTGGGTGGGGTGTTTATCGGCGCGAGCATTGTCGGCATGTTGGCCGGGCGTCGCTTGTGCTCGGTGATTCCTGCGCGCGCGTTGCAGGTGGGCTTCGCCAGCCTGTGTGTGGTAGTTGCCGCCGGTATGCTCGTCAAGGCTGCGCTTTAG
- a CDS encoding 3-methyl-2-oxobutanoate dehydrogenase (2-methylpropanoyl-transferring) subunit alpha, translated as MTQPYEPLRLHVPEPSGRPGCKTDFTYLRLTDAGLVRKPAIDVEPSDTADLAKGLIRVLDDQGQALGPWAEGVSTQIMRRGMRAMLKTRIFDNRMVVAQRQKKMSFYMQSLGEEAIGSAQALALNIDDMCFPTYRQQSILMAREVPLVDLICQLLSNERDPLKGRQLPIMYSVKDAGFFTISGNLATQFVQGVGWGMASAIKGDTKIASAWIGDGATAESDFHTALTFAHVYRAPVILNVVNNQWAISTFQAIAGGEATTFAGRGVGCGIASLRVDGNDFIAVYAASAWAAERARRNLGPTLIEWVTYRAGPHSTSDDPSKYRPADDWSHFPLGDPIARLKQHLIKIGQWSEEEHAAVSAELEAEVIAAQKQAEQYGTLAGGQIPSAATMFEDVYKEMPEHLKRQRQELGV; from the coding sequence ATGACCCAGCCGTATGAACCACTGCGCCTGCACGTCCCTGAACCCTCGGGCCGTCCAGGCTGCAAGACCGACTTCACCTACCTGCGCCTGACCGACGCCGGCCTGGTGCGCAAACCCGCCATCGACGTAGAGCCTTCCGACACCGCCGACCTGGCCAAAGGCCTGATCCGCGTGCTCGACGACCAGGGCCAGGCCCTGGGCCCGTGGGCCGAGGGTGTCTCGACCCAGATCATGCGCCGCGGCATGCGCGCGATGCTCAAGACGCGCATCTTCGACAACCGCATGGTGGTCGCCCAGCGTCAGAAAAAAATGTCTTTCTACATGCAAAGCCTTGGCGAAGAAGCCATCGGCAGCGCCCAGGCCCTGGCCTTGAACATCGACGACATGTGCTTCCCCACCTACCGCCAGCAAAGCATCCTGATGGCTCGCGAGGTGCCGCTGGTGGACCTGATCTGCCAGCTGCTGTCCAACGAGCGCGACCCGCTCAAGGGCCGCCAGCTGCCGATCATGTACTCGGTCAAGGACGCCGGCTTTTTTACCATTTCCGGCAACCTTGCCACTCAATTCGTACAGGGCGTGGGCTGGGGCATGGCCTCGGCGATCAAGGGCGATACCAAGATCGCTTCGGCCTGGATCGGCGACGGCGCCACGGCTGAATCCGACTTCCATACCGCCCTCACCTTCGCCCACGTCTACCGCGCCCCGGTGATCCTCAACGTGGTGAACAACCAGTGGGCCATCTCGACCTTTCAAGCTATCGCCGGTGGTGAAGCCACCACCTTCGCCGGACGCGGCGTGGGGTGCGGCATCGCCTCGCTGCGGGTCGACGGCAACGACTTCATCGCGGTGTACGCCGCCTCCGCCTGGGCCGCCGAACGCGCCCGACGTAACCTGGGCCCGACGCTGATCGAGTGGGTCACCTACCGCGCCGGCCCGCACTCGACCTCCGACGACCCGTCCAAGTACCGCCCGGCCGATGACTGGAGCCACTTCCCGCTGGGTGACCCGATTGCCCGTCTCAAGCAGCACCTGATCAAGATTGGCCAGTGGTCCGAAGAGGAACACGCGGCGGTCAGTGCCGAGCTGGAAGCCGAAGTCATCGCCGCGCAAAAACAGGCCGAACAGTACGGCACCCTCGCCGGCGGCCAGATTCCAAGCGCCGCGACCATGTTCGAAGACGTCTACAAAGAGATGCCGGAGCACTTGAAGCGCCAGCGTCAAGAGCTGGGGGTCTGA
- a CDS encoding FAD/NAD(P)-binding oxidoreductase gives MTEQHWGPTISGDIVVIGGGSAGIGLLASLLKRDPQLNIILIEPNDFHCYQPAWTLVGGGAYDLRKTRRPLANVLPNGVTWIQAAVSQVLPDEQQLVLDNDQRVSWNHLIVCPGLRLAWEKIEGLPETLGRHGVTSNYSYQHAAYTWQLVQQLKGGKALFTQPAMPIKCAGAPQKAMYLSCDHWLKQGTLNNIEVEFNLAGAALFGVPTFVPPLMKYVEKYNARLAFNANLVKVDGPARTAWFEVKDAEGNVTVHEKTFDMLHVVPPQVAPDFIRQSPLADAGGWCEVNPHSLQHLRYPHIFGLGDVCGTSNAKTAAAVRKQIVVVAENLLALRRQAPLPLKYDGYGSCPLTVEKGKVVLAEFGYGGKLLPTFPLDPTRARRSMWFLKATLLPWFYWNGMLKGREWLTRLSKVD, from the coding sequence ATGACCGAACAACACTGGGGACCCACCATCAGTGGCGATATCGTAGTCATCGGCGGCGGCTCGGCAGGCATCGGCCTGCTGGCCAGCCTGCTCAAGCGCGACCCGCAGCTGAACATCATCCTGATCGAACCCAACGATTTTCATTGTTACCAACCCGCCTGGACCCTGGTCGGCGGCGGCGCCTATGACCTGCGAAAGACCCGGCGCCCGCTGGCCAATGTACTGCCCAACGGCGTCACCTGGATCCAGGCCGCCGTCAGCCAAGTGCTGCCCGACGAGCAGCAGCTGGTGCTCGACAACGACCAGCGCGTCAGCTGGAACCACTTGATCGTCTGCCCCGGCCTGCGCCTGGCCTGGGAAAAGATCGAGGGCCTGCCAGAAACCCTCGGCCGCCACGGCGTCACCTCCAACTACAGCTACCAGCACGCCGCCTACACCTGGCAACTGGTGCAGCAACTCAAGGGCGGCAAGGCGCTGTTCACCCAGCCAGCCATGCCGATCAAATGCGCCGGCGCGCCGCAGAAGGCCATGTACCTGTCCTGCGATCACTGGCTCAAGCAGGGCACGTTGAACAACATCGAGGTTGAATTCAACCTGGCCGGTGCCGCGCTGTTCGGCGTGCCGACCTTCGTGCCGCCGTTGATGAAATACGTCGAGAAATACAATGCACGCCTGGCCTTCAATGCCAATCTGGTGAAAGTCGATGGCCCGGCGCGCACCGCCTGGTTCGAAGTCAAGGACGCCGAAGGCAACGTGACGGTCCACGAGAAAACCTTCGACATGCTCCACGTCGTGCCGCCGCAGGTCGCGCCGGATTTTATCCGTCAAAGCCCGCTGGCCGATGCCGGTGGCTGGTGCGAGGTGAACCCCCACAGCCTGCAGCACCTGCGCTACCCGCACATCTTCGGCCTCGGCGATGTGTGCGGCACCAGCAACGCCAAGACCGCCGCAGCGGTGCGCAAGCAGATCGTGGTGGTTGCCGAGAACCTGCTGGCCCTGCGCAGGCAGGCGCCGCTGCCGCTCAAGTACGACGGCTATGGCTCCTGCCCGTTGACGGTGGAGAAGGGCAAGGTGGTGCTGGCCGAGTTCGGTTATGGCGGCAAGCTGCTGCCGACCTTTCCCCTCGACCCAACCCGGGCGCGCCGCTCGATGTGGTTCCTCAAGGCCACGCTGCTGCCGTGGTTCTACTGGAACGGCATGCTCAAGGGACGCGAGTGGCTGACCCGCCTGAGCAAGGTGGACTGA
- a CDS encoding MBL fold metallo-hydrolase: protein MPALIQAFLDEASSTYTYIVYEADGGPCAIVDSVLNYDPASGRTDTVQADKVIAFVHEHGLEVQWLLETHAHADHLSAAPYLRRTLGGKIAIGQSISTVQGVFKHLFNLEPEFRVDGSQFDHLFAPDEIFHIGGLQAQALHVPGHTPADMAYLIDGRLILVGDTLFMPDVGTARCDFPGGDARQLYASMRKLLAFPAETQLYVCHDYPPEGREARCLTTVAAQRAGNIHVHDGVDEATFVAMRTQRDAGLGMPTLLLPAIQVNVRAGNMPPAEENGVTYLKIPLNQL from the coding sequence ATGCCAGCGTTGATTCAAGCCTTTCTGGACGAGGCCTCGTCGACCTATACCTACATCGTCTATGAGGCGGACGGCGGTCCCTGTGCCATCGTCGACTCGGTGCTCAACTACGACCCGGCCTCCGGGCGCACCGACACCGTCCAGGCCGACAAGGTGATTGCCTTCGTTCACGAGCATGGCCTTGAGGTGCAGTGGCTGCTGGAAACCCATGCCCACGCCGACCACCTGTCCGCCGCGCCTTACCTGCGCCGCACCCTGGGCGGCAAGATTGCGATTGGCCAGTCCATCAGCACGGTGCAGGGCGTATTCAAGCACCTGTTCAACCTGGAGCCGGAGTTTCGCGTCGATGGCTCGCAGTTCGACCACTTGTTCGCGCCGGATGAAATCTTTCATATCGGCGGCTTGCAGGCCCAGGCGCTGCATGTACCCGGGCATACCCCAGCGGACATGGCCTACCTGATCGATGGCCGCCTGATCCTGGTGGGCGACACCCTCTTCATGCCCGACGTGGGCACCGCGCGCTGCGACTTCCCCGGCGGCGATGCGCGCCAGTTGTATGCCTCGATGCGCAAGTTGCTGGCGTTCCCGGCCGAAACCCAGCTGTACGTGTGCCATGACTACCCGCCCGAAGGCCGCGAGGCCAGATGCCTGACCACCGTGGCGGCGCAGCGTGCGGGCAATATCCATGTGCATGACGGCGTGGATGAGGCGACGTTCGTGGCGATGCGCACCCAACGCGATGCCGGGCTGGGAATGCCCACGCTGTTGCTACCGGCGATCCAGGTGAATGTGCGGGCGGGGAATATGCCGCCGGCGGAAGAGAACGGCGTGACCTACCTCAAGATCCCCCTCAATCAACTTTGA